From one Triticum aestivum cultivar Chinese Spring chromosome 4B, IWGSC CS RefSeq v2.1, whole genome shotgun sequence genomic stretch:
- the LOC123092550 gene encoding ankyrin repeat-containing protein At5g02620 isoform X2 translates to MTVDASNTTALNTAATQGHMEVVRLLLEVDGTLALIARSNGKTALHSAARNGHVQVVRALLEAEPSIALRVDKKGQTALHMAAKGTNLDLVDALLAADPSLLNLPDNKGNTALHIASRKARHQIIKRLLELPDTNLKAINRAAETPLDTAEKMGNGEVAGVLTEHGVQSARALSPTSGGNPARELKQQVSDIKHEVHSQLEQTRQTRVRMQGIQKRINKLHEEGLNNAINSTTVVAVLIATVAFAAIFTVPGEYVDADNLGPGQELGEANIAHQTPFIIFFVFDSVALFISLAVVVVQTSVVVIERKAKKQMMAVINKLMWVACVLISVAFLALSFVVVGRTEQWLAVAVTIMGATILVTTIGTMLYWVIAHRLEAKRMRNIKRSSMSRSRSHSGSGLSEHEWVDEEFKKMYAI, encoded by the coding sequence ATGACGGTGGACGCGTCGAACACGACGGCTCTCAACACCGCGGCGACGCAGGGGCACATGGAGGTGGTGCGGCTGCTGCTGGAGGTGGACGGGACCCTGGCGCTGATCGCGCGGAGCAACGGCAAGACGGCGCTGCACTCGGCGGCGAGGAACGGCCACGTGCAGGTGGTGCGCGCGCTGCTGGAGGCGGAGCCCAGCATCGCGCTCCGGGTGGACAAGAAGGGGCAGACGGCGCTGCACATGGCCGCCAAGGGCACCAACCTCGACCTCGTAGAcgcgctcctcgccgccgacccttcgcTGCTCAACCTCCCGGACAACAAGGGCAACACCGCGCTGCACATCGCCTCCCGCAAGGCGCGGCACCAGATCATTAAGCGTCTGCTCGAGCTGCCGGACACGAACCTCAAGGCGATCAACCGGGCCGCCGAGACGCCGCTGGACACGGCGGAGAAGATGGGCAACGGCGAGGTGGCCGGCGTGCTGACGGAGCACGGCGTGCAGTCGGCCCGCGCCCTGAGCCCCACGAGCGGCGGCAACCCGGCGCGCGAGCTGAAGCAGCAGGTGAGCGACATCAAGCACGAGGTGCACTCGCAGCTGGAGCAGACGCGGCAGACGCGCGTGCGGATGCAGGGAATCCAGAAGCGCATCAACAAGCTCCACGAGGAAGGGCTGAATAACGCCATCAACTCCACCACGGTGGTGGCCGTGCTGATCGCCACGGTGGCGTTCGCGGCCATCTTCACGGTGCCCGGCGAGTACGTGGACGCGGACAACCTGGGGCCGGGGCAggagctgggcgaggccaacatcGCCCATCAGACCCCCTTCATCATCTTCTTCGTGTTCGACTCGGTGGCGCTCTTCATCTcgctggcggtggtggtggtgcagaCGTCGGTGGTGGTGATCGAGCGGAAGGCCAAGAAGCAGATGATGGCGGTGATCAACAAGCTCATGTGGGTGGCGTGCGTGCTCATCAGCGTCGCCTTCCTGGCGCTGTCGTTCGTCGTCGTAGGGCGCACGGAGCAGTGGCTGGCCGTCGCGGTCACCATCATGGGCGCCACCATCCTGGTCACCACCATCGGCACCATGCTCTACTGGGTCATCGCGCACCGGCTCGAGGCCAAGCGCATGCGCAACATCAAGCGCTCGTCGATGAGCCGCTCGCGCTCACACTCGGGGTCTGGACTGTCCGAGCACGAGTGGGTCGACGAGGAGTTCAAGAAGATGTACGCCATCTGA
- the LOC123092550 gene encoding ankyrin repeat-containing protein At5g02620 isoform X1 → MDSARAAQAATRRKKMTKQLTGKRDDTALHGAARAGLLVAVQETLSGASPEELRALLSKQNTAGETPLFVAAEYGYVALVNEMVKYHDVATAGIKARSGYDALHIAAKQGDVEVVKELLQALPELAMTVDASNTTALNTAATQGHMEVVRLLLEVDGTLALIARSNGKTALHSAARNGHVQVVRALLEAEPSIALRVDKKGQTALHMAAKGTNLDLVDALLAADPSLLNLPDNKGNTALHIASRKARHQIIKRLLELPDTNLKAINRAAETPLDTAEKMGNGEVAGVLTEHGVQSARALSPTSGGNPARELKQQVSDIKHEVHSQLEQTRQTRVRMQGIQKRINKLHEEGLNNAINSTTVVAVLIATVAFAAIFTVPGEYVDADNLGPGQELGEANIAHQTPFIIFFVFDSVALFISLAVVVVQTSVVVIERKAKKQMMAVINKLMWVACVLISVAFLALSFVVVGRTEQWLAVAVTIMGATILVTTIGTMLYWVIAHRLEAKRMRNIKRSSMSRSRSHSGSGLSEHEWVDEEFKKMYAI, encoded by the exons ATGGACTCGGCCAGGGCGGCGCAGGCGGCCACGCGGCGCAAGAAGATGACCAAGCAGCTCACCGGGAAGCGGGACGACACGGCGCTGCACGGGGCGGCGCGCGCCGGGCTGCTCGTCGCCGTGCAGGAGACGCTGTCCGGCGCGTCGCCAGAGGAGCTGCGCGCGCTGCTGTCCAAGCAGAACACGGCCGGGGAGACGCCGCTGTTCGTCGCCGCCGAGTACGGCTACGTGGCCCTGGTGAACGAGATGGTCAAGTACCACGACGTCGCCACCGCCGGCATCAAGGCCCGCAGCGGCTACGACGCCCTCCACATTGCCGCCAAGCAAGGGGATGTAG AGGTGGTGAAGGAACTGCTGCAGGCGCTGCCGGAGCTGGCCATGACGGTGGACGCGTCGAACACGACGGCTCTCAACACCGCGGCGACGCAGGGGCACATGGAGGTGGTGCGGCTGCTGCTGGAGGTGGACGGGACCCTGGCGCTGATCGCGCGGAGCAACGGCAAGACGGCGCTGCACTCGGCGGCGAGGAACGGCCACGTGCAGGTGGTGCGCGCGCTGCTGGAGGCGGAGCCCAGCATCGCGCTCCGGGTGGACAAGAAGGGGCAGACGGCGCTGCACATGGCCGCCAAGGGCACCAACCTCGACCTCGTAGAcgcgctcctcgccgccgacccttcgcTGCTCAACCTCCCGGACAACAAGGGCAACACCGCGCTGCACATCGCCTCCCGCAAGGCGCGGCACCAGATCATTAAGCGTCTGCTCGAGCTGCCGGACACGAACCTCAAGGCGATCAACCGGGCCGCCGAGACGCCGCTGGACACGGCGGAGAAGATGGGCAACGGCGAGGTGGCCGGCGTGCTGACGGAGCACGGCGTGCAGTCGGCCCGCGCCCTGAGCCCCACGAGCGGCGGCAACCCGGCGCGCGAGCTGAAGCAGCAGGTGAGCGACATCAAGCACGAGGTGCACTCGCAGCTGGAGCAGACGCGGCAGACGCGCGTGCGGATGCAGGGAATCCAGAAGCGCATCAACAAGCTCCACGAGGAAGGGCTGAATAACGCCATCAACTCCACCACGGTGGTGGCCGTGCTGATCGCCACGGTGGCGTTCGCGGCCATCTTCACGGTGCCCGGCGAGTACGTGGACGCGGACAACCTGGGGCCGGGGCAggagctgggcgaggccaacatcGCCCATCAGACCCCCTTCATCATCTTCTTCGTGTTCGACTCGGTGGCGCTCTTCATCTcgctggcggtggtggtggtgcagaCGTCGGTGGTGGTGATCGAGCGGAAGGCCAAGAAGCAGATGATGGCGGTGATCAACAAGCTCATGTGGGTGGCGTGCGTGCTCATCAGCGTCGCCTTCCTGGCGCTGTCGTTCGTCGTCGTAGGGCGCACGGAGCAGTGGCTGGCCGTCGCGGTCACCATCATGGGCGCCACCATCCTGGTCACCACCATCGGCACCATGCTCTACTGGGTCATCGCGCACCGGCTCGAGGCCAAGCGCATGCGCAACATCAAGCGCTCGTCGATGAGCCGCTCGCGCTCACACTCGGGGTCTGGACTGTCCGAGCACGAGTGGGTCGACGAGGAGTTCAAGAAGATGTACGCCATCTGA